The Microlunatus soli genome contains the following window.
CGTTTCCGGGTACGGGCTGACCGGCCGGCAAGCCGAGTCGGCGCTGTTGGACTCCGGCATCGTGACAAATCGCAATGCGGTTCCGAATGACCCGAACGGCGCCTGGTACACCTCGGGGGTGCGGCTCGGCACACCGGCTCTGACCTCGCGTGGCTTCGGCGCCGACGACTTCGACAAGGTCGCGGAGTTGATCACCGGAGTGCTGGACAAGACCACCGCGTCGACGACCAAGTCCGGAGCTCCGGGCAAGGCGAAATACACGATCGCCGACGGCGTTGCTGAGAGCACCCACAACGCCGCTGAAGAATTGCTGGGCAATCACCCGCTCTACCCCGGCTTGGAGCTCTGAGAGGCAGGATCGTCGCCCGAGCACACCTACACTGGCGGGCGTGCTCGGGATGAAGATCGCGTCGGTGTCGGCGGCAGTGACCGCACTGGTCGGGCTCGCCGGATGCTCGCAGACCAGCGTGACCACCGCCGACGCCTACAAGATCGGCTGCCCGGCCATCGATGCCACGATGGCCAGCGGCTCGGTCGCCAATCGGGTCGCGGTGTCGACCCTGCGCGAGGTCCGCGACCGGGCTCATCCTTCCAAGCAGACCAAGCGCTGGCTGAATGCCTCCATCGATCTGCTCACCGCCGAGAACCCGGACGCGATCTCGCCCAGGACCAAGAAGTTGATCATCGACGGCTGCAAGCGCAACGGCTACCCGCTGCAGAACCTGAAGTAGCCGCCTTTTCCTACGGCGCCCGCGTGGCCGACCTGTATCGGCCCGACAGACCGAGCAAGATCAGGATGCGCACGGCCGGCTCCGGCACCCTCATCGACCGCCCCCGCACGGCCCGCCTGCCGCGATACGTCCGCGCCAGGGGCCACACCTCGGGGTCGGATGCCACCACATGTTGCCGAATCGCCCTGAACCGACTCGACCAGGGGCGATATCGCATCACGTATTGCCACCTGCCCGGAGGCGACGCGGCCGGAGGCCCCGTGCGCCGACCGGCTCGACACGGCAACCACCTCGGGTCGGATGCCAGCACGCGTTACCGAATCACCCTCCACTCAGCTCATCCAGGGGCGATTCCCCACCACGCACTGCCATATCGCCCGTAGTCGGCGCGTTCGTAGGGCGCTATCTCTCGGGAGCGACCTCTTGACTTTAGTTAGCGTAATCCATAACTATTGCGCCATGGCGAAACAAGCTGAGTTCTTCGCCGCGCTGTCGGATCCGACGCGGTTGCGGGTGGTGGAGTTGCTCGGCGAGCGGCCGCATCGGGCCGGCGAGCTGGCTGCCCGGATCGGGATCTCGGCCCCGGTGATGAGCCGGCATCTCCGGGTGCTGCTGCGGGCCGGCGTGATCTCCGATGAACGCGGCGACGACGCACGGGTACGGATCTTCCGGCTCCGACCGGAAGAACTCGCAGCAACTCAGGCATGGCTCGACCAGGTGCAGGCGCACTGGAACGAGCAGTTGGCCTCCTTCAAGCGCCACGTCGAACAACGGAAGAGTTGATCATGAGGATGGAAGCTTCGGCACAGGTGGAGGTCCCGGTCACACCGGACGTCGCCTTCGAGATCTTCACCACCGAGATCGATCTGTGGTGGGTACGTGGACCGATCAACCACTACGACTCCTCCCGACTGGTCGAGCTCCGGATGGAGCCCGGGGTCGGCGGTCGGGTGCTGGAGGTGTACGACGAGACGTCCGGCGACGTGTCTGCACGCGAACGAGTCACCGTCTGGGAGC
Protein-coding sequences here:
- a CDS encoding ArsR/SmtB family transcription factor, which produces MAKQAEFFAALSDPTRLRVVELLGERPHRAGELAARIGISAPVMSRHLRVLLRAGVISDERGDDARVRIFRLRPEELAATQAWLDQVQAHWNEQLASFKRHVEQRKS